The proteins below are encoded in one region of Fimbriimonadaceae bacterium:
- a CDS encoding acetyl-CoA carboxylase carboxyltransferase subunit alpha, translating into MAANTWKEWMQGLIELEELIEKLRQALDRESEPSEHQRIEARLKEFERRRDVVLEVITTRMGPWEEVLMARAEPRPYTLDYIELCLTDFIELSGDRRYGDDKAIVGGTAFLDGQAVVVVGHQKGRNLQERTFRNFGMAKPEGYRKAMRLFRMAEQFRLPVVTFVDTPAADPGVESESRGISEAIAESMRVMFSLTVPVVSVVIGEGGSGGAIGIAVANKVLMLEHAIYSVIPPEGCAAILWRDAKKGPEAAAALRLTAKGAHEFMLVDRLLEEPFGGAHRDPASVGETVKKAIVEEFEALSKFTPSELREQRYSRFRRMGMYETA; encoded by the coding sequence ATGGCCGCGAACACTTGGAAGGAATGGATGCAGGGGCTGATCGAGCTCGAAGAGCTGATCGAGAAGTTGCGCCAGGCCCTGGATCGGGAATCCGAGCCCAGCGAGCACCAGCGCATCGAGGCGCGCCTTAAGGAGTTCGAGCGCCGCCGCGACGTCGTCCTGGAAGTCATCACGACCCGCATGGGCCCCTGGGAAGAGGTGCTCATGGCCCGAGCCGAGCCCCGGCCCTATACGCTCGACTATATCGAGCTCTGCCTCACCGATTTCATCGAGCTTTCCGGCGACCGGCGCTATGGCGACGACAAGGCGATCGTCGGCGGGACGGCGTTCTTGGACGGCCAGGCGGTGGTGGTGGTCGGGCACCAGAAGGGCCGCAACCTGCAAGAGCGGACTTTCCGCAACTTTGGGATGGCCAAGCCCGAGGGTTACCGTAAGGCGATGCGGCTTTTCCGCATGGCCGAGCAGTTCCGCTTGCCGGTGGTGACCTTCGTCGACACGCCCGCCGCCGACCCGGGGGTCGAAAGCGAGTCTCGCGGCATCAGCGAGGCGATCGCGGAGAGCATGCGCGTCATGTTCTCGCTCACCGTCCCGGTCGTCTCGGTCGTGATCGGCGAAGGGGGGAGCGGCGGCGCGATCGGCATTGCCGTCGCGAACAAAGTCCTTATGCTGGAGCACGCGATCTATAGCGTGATCCCGCCAGAAGGCTGCGCCGCGATTCTTTGGCGGGACGCGAAGAAAGGGCCCGAGGCGGCCGCGGCGCTCCGGCTCACAGCGAAGGGCGCGCACGAGTTCATGCTGGTGGACAGGCTGCTTGAAGAGCCCTTTGGGGGCGCCCATCGCGACCCGGCCTCAGTCGGCGAGACCGTAAAGAAAGCGATCGTCGAGGAGTTCGAAGCCCTCTCCAAGTTCACCCCGAGCGAGCTGCGCGAGCAGCGGTACTCGCGGTTCCGACGCATGGGTATGTACGAGACCGCCTAG
- a CDS encoding acetyl-CoA carboxylase carboxyl transferase subunit beta → MSAGPTAAPGRFVQCLHCRKTLFAKDFLAAQKVCSYCGHHHRLTWQERVDWTFDPGSFEETDVNLVSVDPLSFPEYREKLSASEAKTGLRDSVVSGTATLEGHRLSVAIADFAFMGGSMGSVAGEKITRTLELGLERRMPSVIFCASGGARMQEGLWSLMQMGKTVGAVERCRESGVPFIAVFTDPTMAGVLASYASVADVILAEPRALVGFAGSRVSKQAQVIKAPDDFQTAEFAHRSGMVDRIVPRRELRSTLATLVRALGAALPVSEKVVA, encoded by the coding sequence ATGTCGGCGGGCCCCACCGCGGCACCCGGGCGCTTTGTCCAGTGCCTGCACTGTCGCAAAACACTCTTCGCCAAAGATTTCCTCGCGGCGCAAAAGGTGTGTTCCTATTGCGGGCACCACCATCGCCTCACTTGGCAAGAGCGGGTCGACTGGACGTTTGACCCGGGCTCCTTCGAGGAGACCGACGTTAACTTGGTCAGCGTCGATCCCCTTTCCTTCCCCGAGTACCGCGAGAAGCTCAGCGCGTCGGAGGCCAAGACGGGGCTGCGCGACAGCGTGGTCTCCGGAACGGCCACCCTCGAAGGGCACCGGCTGAGCGTGGCTATCGCCGACTTCGCCTTCATGGGGGGTTCTATGGGTTCGGTCGCGGGCGAGAAGATCACCCGCACCCTGGAGCTTGGCCTGGAGAGGCGCATGCCTTCGGTCATCTTCTGCGCGAGCGGCGGCGCCCGGATGCAGGAAGGGCTTTGGAGCCTCATGCAGATGGGGAAGACCGTCGGAGCGGTGGAGCGGTGCCGCGAGTCGGGCGTACCTTTCATCGCCGTCTTCACCGACCCGACGATGGCGGGCGTCCTCGCGAGCTATGCGAGCGTCGCGGACGTCATCCTCGCCGAGCCGAGGGCCCTGGTGGGCTTCGCCGGGTCGCGCGTCAGCAAACAAGCCCAGGTCATAAAAGCTCCTGACGATTTTCAGACTGCAGAATTCGCACACCGAAGCGGCATGGTCGATCGGATCGTGCCGCGCCGAGAACTTCGCTCGACGCTTGCGACCTTGGTCCGCGCCCTTGGTGCGGCCCTGCCCGTGTCCGAAAAGGTGGTCGCCTAA
- the flhA gene encoding flagellar biosynthesis protein FlhA: protein MSFLARILRHTDLLVGAGLLVIVSMLILPLPEWALDLGLVVAIASSVVILLTSVNVKEPLQFSVFPSLLLVTTLYRLALSIAATKLILGTGHAGHVIQTFGEFVLGGNFVVGFVSFVILMIVQFIVITQGATRVSEVVARFTLDAMPGKQMAIDADLASGTIDEAQARERRRAVKAEADFYGSMDGASKFVKGDAIASTLIIIVNIIGGFVVGFMRGEGDPMTILGTYAMLSVGEGLVSQIPALLISTASGLLVTRNGQESGMGGTLVGQLLDQPKVLLSTAGALTAFAFIPGFPSAIFLGVAAAAFGASRFAQRNPELGRNLARPPEPAQAPKAEPAAPTGPETVLPLVSVEALEIEVGYALTRLADSRLGGDLPDRIAATRRQMATELGFVMPSVRIRDNALLAPKEYAIKIRGEEIARSVAEPDMLLAIGGESAGSPLHGIPAKEPVFNLDAVWIDPGLRAHAEANGYTVVEPGAMIATHLGEIVKTNAPELLSRQDVNTLIENAKQQNETVVGELIPNVVQVGDVQKVLQHLLRERVPIRDLVTILETMADYGSRVKDNEQLGELVRSALARTITRQYSDDSGRLNCITLEPMLERQVQDALQQTAGGVNLALDLGLQQSLLEDLRSNFERLAMGGSTPILLTSATVRLALRKLMERHLPQLAVVAYNEVAASAEVEFVGQISSPALAA from the coding sequence ATGAGCTTCCTCGCGCGGATACTCCGGCACACAGACTTGCTTGTCGGCGCTGGCCTTTTGGTCATCGTCTCCATGCTCATCCTGCCCCTGCCGGAATGGGCGCTCGACTTGGGCCTCGTCGTGGCGATCGCCAGTTCGGTCGTCATCCTTCTCACGTCCGTCAACGTCAAGGAGCCGCTCCAGTTCAGCGTCTTCCCTTCGCTGCTCCTCGTCACGACGCTCTATCGCCTGGCGCTCAGCATCGCGGCGACCAAGCTCATCCTCGGTACCGGGCATGCGGGCCACGTCATCCAAACGTTCGGCGAGTTCGTCCTGGGCGGCAACTTCGTCGTGGGGTTCGTATCGTTCGTTATCCTGATGATCGTGCAGTTCATCGTGATCACGCAGGGTGCGACCCGCGTTTCTGAAGTCGTCGCCCGCTTCACCTTGGACGCCATGCCGGGCAAGCAGATGGCGATCGACGCCGACCTCGCCAGTGGCACGATCGACGAAGCGCAGGCGCGCGAACGTCGGCGTGCGGTCAAGGCAGAGGCCGACTTCTACGGCTCGATGGACGGCGCCTCGAAGTTTGTGAAAGGCGATGCGATCGCCTCGACCCTCATCATCATCGTCAACATCATTGGCGGCTTTGTTGTCGGGTTCATGCGCGGCGAGGGCGACCCCATGACGATCCTCGGCACCTATGCGATGCTGAGCGTCGGCGAGGGTCTGGTCTCGCAGATCCCTGCCCTGCTCATCTCGACCGCGAGCGGCTTGCTCGTCACCCGCAACGGCCAGGAATCTGGCATGGGCGGCACCCTGGTGGGCCAGCTCCTCGACCAGCCTAAGGTGCTGCTCTCGACGGCGGGGGCGCTCACCGCGTTCGCCTTCATCCCGGGCTTCCCGAGCGCGATTTTTCTGGGCGTCGCCGCTGCGGCGTTCGGCGCCAGTCGCTTCGCCCAGCGAAACCCCGAACTGGGCAGGAACCTCGCGCGGCCGCCAGAACCGGCCCAGGCGCCGAAGGCGGAGCCGGCCGCCCCGACCGGTCCGGAAACCGTGCTGCCCCTTGTCTCGGTCGAAGCGCTGGAGATCGAAGTGGGGTACGCCCTGACCCGCCTGGCGGACAGCCGGCTAGGCGGAGACTTGCCCGACCGGATCGCCGCGACCCGGCGTCAAATGGCCACCGAACTGGGCTTCGTGATGCCCTCGGTCCGCATCCGCGACAACGCCCTGCTGGCGCCAAAGGAGTACGCGATCAAGATTCGCGGGGAAGAGATCGCGCGGTCGGTCGCCGAGCCGGACATGCTGCTGGCGATCGGCGGTGAGTCGGCCGGCTCCCCGCTTCATGGGATCCCGGCCAAGGAGCCGGTCTTCAACCTCGACGCGGTTTGGATCGACCCTGGCCTGCGCGCCCATGCCGAGGCGAACGGGTACACCGTGGTCGAGCCGGGCGCGATGATCGCGACCCACCTTGGCGAGATCGTCAAGACGAACGCCCCAGAATTGTTGAGCCGCCAGGACGTGAACACCCTGATCGAGAACGCCAAGCAGCAGAACGAGACGGTGGTGGGCGAGCTCATCCCGAACGTGGTCCAGGTGGGCGACGTCCAAAAGGTGCTGCAGCACCTGCTCCGCGAACGGGTGCCGATCCGCGACCTCGTCACGATCCTGGAGACGATGGCGGACTATGGCAGCCGCGTCAAGGACAACGAGCAGCTCGGCGAACTCGTCCGCTCCGCGCTCGCCCGCACCATCACGCGGCAGTATTCGGACGACTCGGGCCGGCTGAACTGCATCACGCTCGAGCCGATGCTGGAGCGCCAGGTTCAAGACGCGCTGCAGCAAACGGCGGGCGGGGTCAACCTTGCGCTCGACTTGGGACTGCAGCAGTCGCTCTTGGAAGACCTCCGCTCTAACTTCGAGCGACTGGCGATGGGCGGCAGCACGCCCATCCTGCTTACCTCGGCCACGGTGCGGCTGGCCCTTCGCAAGCTGATGGAGCGGCACCTGCCCCAACTTGCCGTGGTCGCGTACAACGAGGTCGCGGCCAGCGCAGAGGTGGAGTTCGTGGGCCAGATTAGTTCTCCGGCATTGGCGGCGTAG
- a CDS encoding trypsin-like serine protease — translation MKSLNNNKNLFVLAITAVLATTSFGQSAANNNEQPPLGPIPPVKSPAVKDNAEQAQSEGQGVSFDMVTRSAQRLDSTVMAGDKNVRRTAFGEYALGSAGISRTAGFHEPSGDQEFLQTNKVFGGDGRTKITATTTYPWRAQCKIYIKFPSGNWYVGSATMIENNHAITAGHCVYDKGEGGWATTIQVAPGKNGASEPYGRINASNLLSWTGWTGNGSSDHDMGVIRLSSNIGNTTGWLGYGYWSNVAGVMGNIAGYPTDRDGGNCLYYMADTVKYDTGERLYYKIDTFGGQSGSGVYRINGSDRYVMAAHSGWNFVSFVGITPVFEEYNRGTKITSAKFNTIKGWAN, via the coding sequence ATGAAATCGCTGAACAACAACAAGAACCTCTTCGTCCTCGCCATCACCGCCGTGCTGGCCACGACCTCCTTCGGCCAGAGCGCCGCGAACAACAACGAGCAGCCGCCGCTGGGCCCGATCCCTCCGGTCAAGAGCCCGGCCGTCAAGGACAATGCCGAGCAGGCCCAGTCCGAGGGCCAGGGCGTCAGCTTCGACATGGTGACCCGCAGCGCCCAGCGCTTGGACTCGACGGTCATGGCCGGCGATAAGAACGTCCGCCGCACCGCCTTCGGCGAGTATGCGCTCGGCAGCGCCGGCATTTCCCGAACGGCCGGCTTCCACGAGCCCTCGGGCGACCAGGAGTTCCTGCAGACCAACAAGGTCTTCGGGGGCGACGGCCGCACCAAGATCACCGCCACCACGACCTATCCCTGGCGCGCCCAGTGCAAGATCTACATCAAGTTCCCGAGCGGCAACTGGTACGTCGGCAGCGCGACCATGATCGAGAACAACCACGCGATCACCGCAGGCCACTGCGTCTACGACAAGGGCGAGGGTGGCTGGGCCACGACGATCCAGGTCGCTCCCGGCAAGAACGGCGCCAGCGAGCCCTACGGCCGCATCAACGCGAGCAACCTGCTCAGCTGGACCGGTTGGACCGGCAACGGCAGCAGCGACCATGATATGGGCGTCATCCGGCTCTCCAGCAACATCGGCAACACGACCGGCTGGCTTGGCTACGGCTACTGGAGCAACGTGGCGGGCGTGATGGGCAACATCGCCGGCTACCCGACCGACCGCGACGGCGGCAACTGCCTGTACTACATGGCCGACACGGTGAAGTACGACACGGGCGAGCGCCTGTACTACAAGATCGACACCTTCGGCGGCCAAAGCGGCAGCGGCGTCTACCGCATCAACGGCAGCGACCGGTACGTGATGGCGGCGCACAGCGGCTGGAACTTCGTGTCCTTCGTCGGCATCACTCCGGTCTTCGAGGAGTACAACCGGGGCACCAAGATCACCAGCGCCAAGTTCAATACGATCAAGGGCTGGGCTAACTAA
- a CDS encoding ABC transporter ATP-binding protein — protein sequence MGAMLTIENLDVYYGAIQALNGVSLHVERGEIVAIIGSNGAGKSTLLRTISGLNRPRNGRIVFEGQEIQGTPPDQIVVKGISQSPEGRRIFTNMTVHENLQLGAYTRKDGEVEADMEKVMNKFPRVRERLRQSAGTMSGGEQQMLAICRALMSRPHLLLLDEPSMGLAPNLVTEIFNIIGELNRDGTTILLVEQNAHRALEIAHRAYVLETGELVLEGKGKELLEDPRVREAYLGG from the coding sequence ATCGGGGCCATGCTGACGATTGAGAACCTGGACGTCTATTACGGGGCGATCCAGGCTCTGAACGGGGTGAGCCTCCACGTGGAACGCGGGGAGATCGTGGCGATCATCGGCTCCAACGGGGCGGGGAAGAGCACCCTGTTGCGCACGATCAGCGGCTTGAACCGCCCGCGGAACGGCCGCATCGTCTTCGAGGGCCAAGAGATCCAGGGCACGCCTCCGGACCAGATCGTCGTCAAAGGGATCAGCCAGTCGCCGGAAGGCCGCCGCATCTTCACGAACATGACCGTCCACGAGAACTTGCAGCTCGGCGCCTACACCCGCAAGGACGGAGAGGTCGAGGCGGACATGGAGAAGGTCATGAACAAGTTCCCTCGGGTCCGCGAACGGCTGCGCCAAAGCGCAGGCACCATGAGCGGCGGCGAACAGCAGATGCTCGCAATCTGCCGCGCCCTGATGTCCCGGCCCCACCTGCTGCTGCTGGACGAACCCAGCATGGGGCTCGCCCCCAACCTTGTCACCGAGATCTTCAACATCATCGGCGAGCTGAACCGCGACGGCACCACCATCCTGCTGGTCGAGCAGAACGCCCACCGCGCGCTGGAGATCGCCCACCGCGCCTATGTCCTGGAGACGGGGGAACTCGTCCTTGAAGGCAAGGGCAAGGAACTGCTAGAGGATCCGCGCGTGCGAGAGGCCTACTTGGGCGGATGA
- the rimI gene encoding ribosomal protein S18-alanine N-acetyltransferase, producing the protein MKGLRFEALKESHLNAILEIERASQGVPWSEQAFRNELGHDHGIFLVAIVDGKVVGFAGAWVLIDEAHVTTVAIHPTMRRKGLGEKLVLELLSRSQEKGATCATLEVRASNEAAIHLYRKLGFVDAAVRKNYYPDNREDALVMWRYELGAA; encoded by the coding sequence ATGAAGGGCCTGCGCTTCGAAGCGCTCAAGGAAAGCCACCTCAACGCCATCTTGGAGATCGAGCGGGCTTCGCAGGGGGTGCCGTGGTCCGAACAGGCCTTTCGCAACGAACTCGGCCACGATCACGGCATCTTCCTTGTCGCGATCGTCGATGGCAAGGTCGTCGGCTTCGCGGGCGCGTGGGTCTTGATCGACGAGGCCCACGTGACGACCGTCGCCATCCACCCCACGATGCGCCGCAAGGGGTTGGGGGAGAAGCTGGTCTTGGAGCTCCTTTCGCGCAGCCAAGAGAAAGGCGCCACCTGTGCCACCCTGGAAGTTCGCGCGAGCAATGAAGCCGCCATCCACCTCTACCGGAAGCTCGGCTTTGTGGACGCGGCGGTCCGTAAGAACTACTATCCCGACAACCGCGAGGACGCCCTCGTCATGTGGCGCTACGAACTGGGTGCCGCGTGA
- the tsaD gene encoding tRNA (adenosine(37)-N6)-threonylcarbamoyltransferase complex transferase subunit TsaD, with amino-acid sequence MTFFPGAVLGLESSCDETSAALFESGRVVTNVVSSQAALHEKWGGVVPEAAARAHVEAIVPVLQEALQGRRPDAVAVTNRPGLVGALSVGVSAAKALAMLWELPLIAVHHIEGHILSVLAEAPDVAFPHLCLVVSGGHTEIVEVLEPGRYRLLGQTVDDAAGEAFDKGARLFGLGYPGGKAIQDAAAQGNPARYRLPRATTSDPLDLSFSGLKTAVLRLVEKEGPALSVPDAAASLQAAIVDALAQRVLHALDRHPYAGLSLVGGVAANQALRTRLAKEAERRGLPFWVPSPGLCTDNAAMVAVAGSVRLARGERSGFDFDCEAASPLPGQIT; translated from the coding sequence GTGACGTTCTTCCCAGGCGCCGTCCTTGGGTTGGAATCGAGCTGTGACGAGACGAGCGCGGCGCTCTTCGAAAGCGGCCGCGTCGTCACGAACGTCGTTTCCAGCCAGGCCGCCCTCCACGAAAAGTGGGGCGGGGTCGTGCCGGAAGCGGCCGCCCGCGCCCACGTCGAAGCCATCGTCCCCGTGCTCCAGGAAGCGCTCCAGGGCCGCCGGCCAGACGCGGTCGCCGTGACGAACCGGCCCGGGCTGGTGGGGGCGCTCAGCGTCGGGGTCTCGGCCGCAAAGGCCCTGGCGATGCTCTGGGAGCTGCCTTTGATCGCGGTGCACCATATAGAAGGGCACATCTTAAGCGTGCTGGCGGAGGCGCCGGACGTCGCTTTCCCCCACCTCTGCCTCGTGGTCTCGGGCGGGCACACGGAGATCGTGGAAGTCTTGGAGCCCGGGCGCTACCGGCTCTTGGGCCAGACCGTCGACGACGCCGCAGGCGAAGCCTTCGACAAAGGGGCGCGCCTGTTCGGATTGGGCTATCCCGGCGGGAAGGCGATCCAAGACGCCGCCGCCCAAGGGAACCCCGCCCGGTACCGGCTTCCCCGCGCCACGACGAGCGACCCGCTCGACCTCAGCTTCAGCGGCCTGAAGACGGCGGTGCTCAGGCTGGTGGAAAAGGAAGGCCCTGCCCTGAGCGTGCCGGACGCGGCCGCCTCGCTCCAGGCCGCGATCGTCGACGCCCTCGCCCAGCGCGTCCTTCACGCCCTCGACCGCCACCCCTACGCGGGCCTTTCGCTGGTTGGCGGGGTCGCCGCCAACCAAGCCCTCCGGACGCGCCTCGCCAAAGAGGCAGAGCGCCGGGGCCTTCCGTTCTGGGTGCCGTCACCCGGCCTCTGCACGGACAACGCCGCGATGGTTGCGGTGGCGGGGAGCGTGCGGCTGGCACGGGGGGAGAGGAGCGGTTTCGACTTCGATTGTGAGGCGGCGAGCCCCCTCCCCGGTCAGATTACGTAA
- a CDS encoding Lrp/AsnC family transcriptional regulator: MAERDGTLNGKPRLDDVDFAILRLLQRDGRMPNADVARNVGLSPPSVLQRIRKLEACGYVKGYMALLDHERLGFGLLVIAMVSLSLHQEKAIDRFRYAIVQIPEVVECLHVSGEHDYLLKILVKDMASYEKLVREELSTIPGIGKIHSSFVLGVNKSSSRLPI, translated from the coding sequence ATGGCCGAACGCGACGGGACGCTCAACGGGAAACCGAGGCTGGACGATGTGGACTTCGCCATCCTCCGGTTGCTCCAGCGCGACGGAAGGATGCCCAACGCGGACGTCGCCCGCAACGTCGGCCTCTCCCCGCCCAGCGTCCTGCAGCGCATTCGAAAGCTGGAGGCGTGCGGCTATGTGAAAGGCTACATGGCCCTCCTCGACCACGAGCGCCTGGGCTTCGGCTTGCTCGTGATTGCCATGGTGAGCCTGAGCCTGCACCAGGAGAAAGCCATCGACCGCTTCCGCTACGCCATCGTCCAGATCCCCGAAGTCGTCGAGTGTCTGCACGTGAGCGGCGAGCACGACTATCTTCTTAAGATCCTGGTCAAGGACATGGCGTCTTATGAGAAGCTCGTGCGCGAAGAGTTGAGCACCATCCCAGGAATCGGCAAGATCCACAGTAGCTTCGTCCTCGGGGTCAACAAGTCGTCTTCCCGCTTGCCCATATGA
- a CDS encoding GNAT family N-acetyltransferase has translation MKVTYEDVGFGQIGDWREVVNWVYNQHGPVGEPDPFRTGEKRYLARVDGEAAAACRIFDYTVARKDVDFSCGGVASVATLVPHRATGVAGGLMRETLRRMRENGQVLAALYAYKESYYRRFGYEFCGWRWQIKCPQHRMPDLRCDLPARRVDPAEVASLASVYTPFIRGFSGCNLRTEEDWRDRMGLRPPVIYALGEPAEAYFWASMEAFWGEASIGEIAWSTARGYRNALALMRSLASNQSTLVWNEPPESPFLATYLDEGVSPTMSRPSMFRVLDVPGALRRLRSAAEGTFTMLVADAELPENAGPWRVSFGANGTTVEPAEEANLRMHIGPFTQALMGSPSLRECAAHGLVEVLSLAELEAACHLLGPVQVVCMDFF, from the coding sequence ATGAAGGTCACTTACGAGGACGTCGGGTTCGGCCAGATCGGGGACTGGCGCGAGGTCGTCAACTGGGTCTACAACCAGCACGGGCCGGTCGGCGAGCCTGACCCCTTTCGGACCGGAGAGAAGCGGTACCTGGCGCGGGTCGACGGCGAGGCGGCTGCGGCCTGCCGAATCTTTGACTACACGGTGGCGCGAAAGGACGTCGACTTCTCCTGCGGCGGGGTGGCCTCCGTCGCGACTCTGGTGCCGCACCGGGCGACGGGCGTGGCCGGCGGGCTGATGCGCGAAACCTTGCGGCGCATGCGCGAGAACGGCCAGGTGCTCGCCGCCCTTTACGCCTACAAGGAGTCTTACTATCGACGCTTCGGGTACGAGTTTTGTGGCTGGCGGTGGCAGATCAAGTGCCCCCAGCACCGCATGCCCGACCTCCGGTGCGACCTGCCCGCCCGCCGGGTCGACCCGGCCGAGGTCGCGTCGCTGGCGTCGGTCTATACGCCGTTTATCCGGGGCTTTTCCGGCTGCAACCTCCGCACCGAGGAGGATTGGCGCGACCGGATGGGGCTGCGGCCTCCTGTCATCTATGCCCTCGGCGAACCCGCCGAAGCCTACTTTTGGGCAAGCATGGAGGCTTTCTGGGGCGAGGCCTCGATCGGGGAGATCGCCTGGTCCACGGCAAGGGGCTATCGGAACGCGCTGGCCCTGATGCGGTCGCTCGCCTCGAACCAGTCCACCTTGGTGTGGAACGAACCGCCCGAGTCGCCGTTCCTGGCCACCTACTTGGACGAAGGCGTTTCCCCCACGATGAGCCGGCCCTCCATGTTCCGGGTCCTGGACGTCCCCGGGGCGCTGCGGCGCCTCCGCTCGGCCGCCGAAGGCACCTTCACCATGTTGGTCGCCGATGCCGAACTCCCTGAGAACGCGGGGCCCTGGCGGGTGAGCTTTGGCGCGAACGGGACGACCGTGGAGCCGGCCGAGGAGGCGAACCTTAGGATGCACATCGGCCCGTTCACCCAGGCCCTGATGGGCTCTCCCAGCCTGCGGGAGTGTGCCGCCCACGGGCTCGTCGAAGTCTTGAGCCTCGCCGAGCTTGAAGCGGCGTGCCACCTTCTGGGCCCCGTCCAGGTCGTCTGCATGGACTTCTTCTGA
- a CDS encoding pyridoxal phosphate-dependent aminotransferase: protein MPNLSDRADRMPASPIRRLAPLAEAAAARGIRIYHLNIGQPDVQSPSAFWNAIKGCTLSVLEYSHAAGSVALRTKTAAYYRSLGMGIDPADVIVCTAGSEAVAFSFMVAMNPGDEVVIPEPLYANYVGFAEYAGVKVVPITTTIEDGFRLPGIEEFEKRVTDRTRAVLVCNPSNPTGAVYSRAQLEGLRDLALRHDLFLIGDEVYRDFNFTGEPVTSILQIEGLEQNAVVCDSVSKRFSLCGARVGFLVSKNRRFMDAALRFAQARLSPPTLEQIGVEAAMDSPPEFFDGIREEYRRRRDLLVSRLRAIPGVVVPEILGAFYAMVRLPIDDSDKFCAWMLDTFQHEGRTVMMAPGTGFYATPGLGKDEVRIAYVLEVERLEEAMDVLEAGLAAYPGRTNRQVAVGG from the coding sequence ATGCCGAACCTGTCAGACCGCGCCGACCGCATGCCGGCATCGCCGATTCGACGCCTTGCCCCCCTTGCCGAAGCCGCCGCCGCCCGCGGGATCCGCATCTACCACCTGAACATCGGACAACCCGACGTCCAAAGCCCGTCCGCTTTCTGGAACGCGATCAAGGGTTGCACCCTCAGCGTCCTCGAGTACAGCCATGCGGCCGGCAGCGTCGCGCTCCGCACGAAGACCGCCGCCTACTATCGGTCGCTCGGCATGGGCATCGACCCGGCGGACGTGATCGTCTGCACGGCAGGCTCGGAGGCCGTCGCGTTCTCCTTTATGGTGGCCATGAACCCAGGGGACGAGGTCGTCATTCCCGAGCCGCTCTATGCGAACTACGTGGGCTTCGCGGAATACGCAGGCGTCAAGGTCGTGCCGATCACGACGACCATCGAGGACGGTTTCCGCCTCCCGGGCATCGAGGAGTTTGAAAAGCGGGTCACAGACCGCACGCGGGCCGTGCTCGTCTGCAACCCGAGCAACCCGACCGGCGCCGTCTATTCCCGCGCCCAGCTCGAGGGGCTGCGAGACCTCGCCCTGCGGCACGACCTGTTCCTGATCGGGGACGAGGTCTACCGAGACTTTAATTTCACCGGTGAGCCGGTTACGTCCATCCTCCAGATAGAAGGACTTGAACAAAACGCGGTGGTTTGCGACTCCGTTTCGAAGCGGTTCTCCCTGTGCGGGGCGCGGGTCGGGTTCTTGGTCAGCAAGAACCGCCGGTTCATGGACGCCGCCCTGCGCTTCGCGCAGGCGCGCCTTTCGCCCCCGACCCTCGAGCAGATCGGCGTCGAGGCGGCCATGGACTCGCCCCCTGAGTTTTTCGACGGCATCCGCGAGGAGTACCGTCGCCGTCGCGACCTTCTCGTCTCGCGGCTACGGGCGATCCCCGGCGTCGTGGTGCCGGAAATCCTGGGCGCGTTCTACGCCATGGTGCGCCTTCCAATCGATGATAGCGACAAGTTTTGCGCCTGGATGTTGGACACATTCCAGCACGAGGGGCGGACGGTGATGATGGCCCCCGGCACCGGGTTCTACGCCACGCCCGGGCTGGGCAAGGACGAGGTGCGCATCGCCTATGTCCTAGAGGTCGAGCGGCTGGAGGAGGCGATGGACGTGCTCGAGGCGGGCCTCGCCGCTTACCCGGGGCGGACTAACCGGCAGGTTGCGGTCGGCGGCTGA
- a CDS encoding YHS domain-containing protein, with protein sequence MRLAPLFVGLALIMGCATQPEATASNDSAPIEKKPVAASDASWPTEVKVYRNEKGEVVCPVMNDVIASPEKADGYQDYEGTRYYFCCGMCPGKFKENPALYVKK encoded by the coding sequence ATGCGCCTAGCACCGCTCTTCGTCGGCCTTGCCCTGATCATGGGTTGCGCGACCCAGCCAGAAGCGACCGCCTCGAACGACTCGGCCCCGATCGAGAAGAAACCGGTCGCGGCGAGCGACGCCTCGTGGCCGACCGAGGTCAAGGTCTATCGCAACGAAAAGGGAGAGGTTGTGTGCCCGGTGATGAACGACGTGATCGCATCTCCCGAGAAGGCTGACGGCTACCAAGACTACGAGGGCACCCGCTATTACTTCTGCTGCGGAATGTGCCCCGGCAAGTTCAAAGAGAACCCGGCGCTCTACGTCAAGAAGTGA